A stretch of DNA from Hydrogenophaga sp. SL48:
GCAGGTGTTCTCCACCGCCGAAGACAACCAGCCGGCCGTGACCATCAAGGTGTTCCAGGGCGAGCGCGAGATCGCTGCGGGCAACAAGGCACTGGGCGAGTTCAACCTCGAAGGCATCCCCGCTTCGCCGCGCGGCATGCCGCAGATCGAGGTGTCGTTCGACATCGACGCCAACGGCATCCTGCACGTGGGCGCCAAGGACAAGGGCACGGGCAAGGAAAACAAGATCACCATCAAGGCGAACTCCGGCCTCTCCGAAGCCGAGATCCAGCAGATGGTGAAAGACGCCGAGCTCAACGCCGCCGACGACAAGAAGAAGGTCGAACTCGTTCAGGCCCGCAACCAGGCCGAAGCCATGGTGCACAGCGTCAAGAAGTCGCTGAGCGAACACGGCGACAAGCTCGACGCGGGCGAGAAAGAAGCCATTGAAGCCGCGTTGAAAGACGTGGAAGAAGCGGCCAAGGGCGAAGACAAGGCCGCCATCGAAGCCAAGACCGAAGCGCTCATGACCGCCAGCCAGAAGCTGGGCGAAAAGGTCTACGCCGCCTCGCAGGCCGAGGCCGCTGCGGCCGGTGGCGCTGCCGAAGGCGCCAGCGCCGAGAGCGCCGGCAGCAACGCGAAAGACGATGACATCGTTGACGCCGAGGTGAAAGAAGTCAAGAAAGGCTGATCGCCCGTCGCACGGCTTTCAACCCGCCGCCGCGTCAGGGCAACCTGACGCGGCGTTTGTGTTCCAACAGATCCCCACCAGACCATGGCCAAACGCGATTTTTACGAGATTCTGGGCGTGCCGAAGAACGCTTCGGACGAAGAAATCAAGAAGGCGTATCGCAAGCTCGCGATGAAGCACCACCCTGACCGCAACCAGGGTGACACGGCCAAAGCCGCCGAAGAAAAATTCAAGGAAGCCAAAGAGGCCTACGAGATGCTGAGCGACGCGCAGAAGCGCGCCGCCTACGACCAGCACGGCCACGCCGGCGTGGACCCCAACATGCGCGGCGGCCCCGGCGCCGAAGGCTTCGCGGGCTTCGGCGACGCCTTCGGCGACATCTTCGGCGACATCTTTGGCGGCCAGCGCGGCCAGCGCGGCGGCCGACAGGTCTACCGCGGCGCCGACCTGTCCTACGCCATGGAGATCAGCCTCGAAGAGGCGGCGGCCGGCAAAGAGAGCCAGATCCGCATCCCCAGCTGGGACGACTGCGAAAGCTGCAAGGGCACGGGCGCCAAACCCGGCACCAGCGTCAAGACCTGCTCCACCTGCCACGGCCAGGGCCAGGTGCAGATGCGCCAGGGCTTCTTCAGCGTGCAGCAGACCTGCCCCACCTGCCACGGCAGCGGCAAGATCATCCCCGAGCCCTGCACCGCCTGCAGCGGCCAGGGCAAGATCAAGAAGCAGAAGACGCTGGAAATCAAGATCCCCGCCGGCATCGACGACGGCCAGCGCATCCGCTCCAGCGGCAACGGCGAGCCCGGCCAGAACGGCGGCCCGGCCGGCGACCTCTACATCGAAGTGCGGCTGCGCAAGCACGACATCTTCGAACGCGAGGGCGACGACCTGCACTGCCAAGTGCCGGTGAGCATGACCACCGCCGCACTCGGCGGCGAGATCGACGTGCCCACCCTGCAAGGCAAGGCCACCATCGACCTGCCCGAAGGCACCCAGAGCGGCAAGACCTTCCGCCTGCGCGGCAAGGGCGTCAAGGGCGTGCGCAGCAGCTACCCCGGCGACCTGTACTGCCACGTGGCGGTCGAGACGCCGGTGAAGCTGACCGAACACCAGCGCAAGCTGCTCAAGGAACTCGACGAGTCGTTCAAGAAGGGCGGCCACAAGCACAGCCCGAACGACAAGGGATGGTTTGAAAAGGCGAAGAGCTTTTTCAGCTGATTGCCCCTCAGGGGTTCAGAAATGGGAAGGGGCGACGGGTGACCGTCGCCCCATTTTTATAGGGCTGCGCTCAGGAAGCGGATCGTCGGAGCATCAGCCGCCACTCGGGCAGGATCAGACGCCCCCCTTCGGCCCAGCCAGCAGCGCCAACGTCTTCGGGCAACGAACGCCACCGTAGAACTGCTGCAACGCCGCTGCGAACTCGGACGCGTCCGGGGCCACCGACTCGAACAGTGTCAGGCAACTGCGGAACTTGAGCGCGTCGACGGGGCCCAGGATGGCCTCCGCGCTCCGGCCGGCGTGCTGCCTCATGACGCGCACGCATTCCATCAGTCGCGGCCCCAGCAGTGGATGGGCCAGGTAAGCCACTGCCTCGGCCTTTCCGCTGATGCCATAGAACTGGGCGTGGTGGCTGTGCCCCAGCCCCCGGAGTTGGGGCAACACGAACCAGATCCAGTGGGTTTGTTTTCTGGCTTGCTTCAGTTCGGCGAGCGCGGTCTCGTAACTGTCGGACTGGGCATCCATGAAGCGGAGGAGATGGAAAGGGTCTGGCATGGTTGACTCCGGCCCGCAAGTGCTTCACGTCAAAAAAAACGACTTCGACAGCCCCACCGCTTCGGCATCTCCTTGGGATGCCTCCGGCGGCCCACCCTTGCCCCACAACACCCCGGCCATCGGCATGTCCAGAAACTTCGCGCACATCGCCGTCGAGTCGATCATGGGCTGCGCCTTGGCCCGGTCGCCGTTGGTGGTGATCAGCCACAAGCGTTTCTGGCTCATCTGCGCCTTGAACTCCAGGCCCGGCACGCGCAGCCAGGCGCTCCAGTGGTCGAGGTAGGCCTTGAGCGTGGCGGGGAAGCTGAACCAGTAGACGGGCGCGACGAAGACGAGGTCGGTGCAGGCCAGTGTCTGGTCCAGCAGGTTGCGCATCACGCTGCCGTCGTCGGGCATGGGGTAGCTGCCGACGGTGTGGCGCTGGTCGATGAACTCGGGGATGCCGGCGCGGGCCAGGTGCACCCAGGTCTGTGTGGTATCGGGCGGCAGGCTGGCCGCGGCCTGGCGGGCCAGCCACTCGGTGTTGCCGACGTGGCCGGGTTCGCGGGTGGAGGCGATGAGGAAGAGGACGTGGCGGGCTGAGGTCATGCCGGAAAGCATACCGGCACCGGCTCGCCGGCCCTCACGCCATCGAGTGCAAACCCACCCGGTTGCCCTCGGTGTCGATGAAGTGGGCGAAGAAGCCGAAGCCGCTGCCGATGTCGGTCTTGGGCACGGTCACCGAGCCGCCCGCGCCCTCGACCCGCGCGAGCGTCGGCGCCAAGTCGTCACCGCCGTTGAGGTAGACCAGCGTGCCACTGCGCGAGGGCGTGGCGCCCTCTTCCAGCACGATGGCGCCGCCCACCGAGTCCGGGCCCATGGAGAGGAAACCCATGGTGGACGGCCCCATGGTCATGGTCTCGATGGGCCGGCCGAGCACGGTTTCGTAGAAGGCCTTGGCGCGGGCGAAGTCGGTGACGGGGATTTCAAACCAGTTGATGGCGTGAGGGGTGGTGGACACGGTGATCTCCGGTGTGTGACGGGGTGGCCACTGTGCCCCGTGATCGAGAGCGGGTCAACCAACGCACGCAGACCCGCCTCACACAGAGGCGTCTTCCGCCAGCAACGGCACACCCGAGCGGCGCGCGGCGTCGACCACGGCGCGCAGCAACGGCACACGAAAGAAGGCCCGCCCGGCGGGCAGCTCGGTGAGCGGCGCTTGGAGGTCTTTGAGCTTCATGGGCAGGGGTCGTCAATGACCCTCTGCGGTGGCCAGGCCCAGCACGCGCTGCGCATCCACACCCTGCTCCAGCGCCACGCGGGGCGTCTGCCCGTCCAGCGCCGGGTGCGGACTCTCCAGGAAGGCCAGCAGCTGCCAGCCATCGGTGGCACCCAGCGCCTGCGACAGCGGCTGGAGGTGCGGGAACACGAAGGGCTCGAACTGCCAGCGCGGCAGCTTGTAGCCGCGCCGCAGGTGCGCCACACCGATGCAGCGGCCGGCCTTGATCCAGGCGTTGATGGTCACGCGCGTGGCGCCCGCCAGTTCGGCGGCTTCGTCGGTGGTGACCATGTCGGCGGCCTGGATGCGCTCGCGCCGGTAGGCCGCGCCCGAGCGCATCAGCATGGTGGTTTGCGCTTCGTGGGCGTAGGCGTCGGCAGGTAAGCGAGCGGTGCTCAGGCGCGGCTCTTTTACCGTGGCCCCCAAAGGAATGGCCAGTGTGTTCATGATGGGTCCCTGTTGAATTGTTATGACTGCGATTTTTGGTCAATACGATGGACTGGTCAATTTTTTAGAGCTCGTTTTCTCGCAGAAAACATGGTGTTACTCAACGACCCCGACCTCATCGTCGCCCGCCCCGAAGGACTTTACTGCCCGGCGGGCGACTTCTTCATCGACCCCTGGCGACCGGTGCAACGGGCCGTGATCACGCACGGGCATTCGGACCACGCGCGCT
This window harbors:
- the dnaJ gene encoding molecular chaperone DnaJ — translated: MAKRDFYEILGVPKNASDEEIKKAYRKLAMKHHPDRNQGDTAKAAEEKFKEAKEAYEMLSDAQKRAAYDQHGHAGVDPNMRGGPGAEGFAGFGDAFGDIFGDIFGGQRGQRGGRQVYRGADLSYAMEISLEEAAAGKESQIRIPSWDDCESCKGTGAKPGTSVKTCSTCHGQGQVQMRQGFFSVQQTCPTCHGSGKIIPEPCTACSGQGKIKKQKTLEIKIPAGIDDGQRIRSSGNGEPGQNGGPAGDLYIEVRLRKHDIFEREGDDLHCQVPVSMTTAALGGEIDVPTLQGKATIDLPEGTQSGKTFRLRGKGVKGVRSSYPGDLYCHVAVETPVKLTEHQRKLLKELDESFKKGGHKHSPNDKGWFEKAKSFFS
- a CDS encoding DUF1810 domain-containing protein; protein product: MPDPFHLLRFMDAQSDSYETALAELKQARKQTHWIWFVLPQLRGLGHSHHAQFYGISGKAEAVAYLAHPLLGPRLMECVRVMRQHAGRSAEAILGPVDALKFRSCLTLFESVAPDASEFAAALQQFYGGVRCPKTLALLAGPKGGV
- a CDS encoding flavodoxin family protein, producing MTSARHVLFLIASTREPGHVGNTEWLARQAAASLPPDTTQTWVHLARAGIPEFIDQRHTVGSYPMPDDGSVMRNLLDQTLACTDLVFVAPVYWFSFPATLKAYLDHWSAWLRVPGLEFKAQMSQKRLWLITTNGDRAKAQPMIDSTAMCAKFLDMPMAGVLWGKGGPPEASQGDAEAVGLSKSFFLT
- a CDS encoding VOC family protein, coding for MSTTPHAINWFEIPVTDFARAKAFYETVLGRPIETMTMGPSTMGFLSMGPDSVGGAIVLEEGATPSRSGTLVYLNGGDDLAPTLARVEGAGGSVTVPKTDIGSGFGFFAHFIDTEGNRVGLHSMA